From a single Deltaproteobacteria bacterium genomic region:
- a CDS encoding C4-dicarboxylate ABC transporter substrate-binding protein, producing MNRGKLIFMWVFMLGAGAGLLFSLPGAMAQTKPIELSYSIFFPAPHKNTVLAGEWAKEIEKRTQGRVKITLFPGGTLTPA from the coding sequence ATGAATCGCGGGAAACTAATTTTTATGTGGGTATTTATGTTAGGGGCCGGGGCGGGATTATTATTTTCCCTTCCTGGGGCAATGGCCCAAACGAAACCCATTGAGCTCTCTTATTCGATCTTTTTCCCGGCACCCCATAAAAATACAGTCCTGGCCGGCGAATGGGCAAAAGAAATCGAAAAAAGGACCCAGGGAAGAGTGAAGATTACTTTGTTCCCCGGGGGCACGCTGACTCCTGCCGA
- a CDS encoding phenylacetate--CoA ligase, translating into MIWDRRYECMEREEIAQLQLERLQSTLNRVYRNVSFYKKRFDLLKILPDEIQSVKDLGGFPLTAKEDLRQGYPYGLFALPLREVVRIHSSSGVTGKPTVTGYTRNDLHHWSQLTARVLTAGGVTKDDVVQITFKYGLFTGAFGLHHGAELIGASVIPMSTGNTSKQVLIMQDYKTTALVSTPSYALLLARYMGKEGIDPKNLSLKLGLFGGEPCPESMRKEIEDRLFISVTDNYGVSEVMGPGVAAECEFKNGLHLYEDHFIPEIIDPQTLQILPPGAEGELVLTTLSKEAFPLVRFRTRDITSLDFSPCPCGRTLVRMKKVLGRSDDIIIIKGVNVFPSQVESILVEVDGVEPSYQIIVDRVEGVDTLEVKVEVNERVFSDEIKILQNISSKIERKIREIIGVTAKVKLVAPESLHPKEGKALKVIDRRK; encoded by the coding sequence ATGATCTGGGACCGTCGTTATGAATGTATGGAACGGGAGGAGATTGCGCAACTCCAACTGGAACGCCTACAGTCTACCTTGAACCGGGTCTATCGCAACGTCTCCTTCTATAAAAAGAGGTTCGACCTGTTGAAGATACTTCCGGATGAAATTCAGTCCGTCAAGGACCTGGGCGGATTTCCTCTTACCGCTAAGGAGGATCTGCGCCAGGGTTATCCTTATGGCCTGTTCGCCCTTCCCCTGCGGGAGGTTGTGCGCATTCACTCCTCCTCGGGAGTCACGGGAAAACCCACGGTCACCGGCTACACCCGCAATGACCTACACCATTGGAGCCAACTGACCGCGAGGGTTCTCACGGCCGGAGGGGTAACCAAAGATGATGTGGTCCAGATTACCTTCAAGTACGGTCTTTTCACCGGGGCCTTCGGGCTCCACCATGGAGCGGAGCTCATCGGAGCTTCCGTGATTCCCATGTCCACCGGTAACACCAGTAAGCAGGTCCTGATCATGCAAGATTACAAGACCACAGCGCTGGTCAGCACGCCTTCTTATGCCCTACTTCTGGCCCGATACATGGGGAAGGAGGGAATCGACCCTAAAAATCTATCCCTCAAGCTCGGCCTTTTTGGGGGGGAGCCTTGCCCCGAATCCATGCGCAAGGAGATCGAGGACCGCCTGTTCATCAGCGTTACCGATAATTATGGCGTGAGCGAGGTAATGGGCCCAGGGGTGGCGGCCGAGTGCGAATTCAAGAACGGGCTGCACCTCTACGAGGACCATTTTATTCCAGAGATCATCGACCCCCAGACGCTCCAGATCCTTCCTCCGGGCGCCGAGGGGGAATTGGTTTTGACCACCTTGAGCAAAGAGGCTTTCCCTTTGGTTCGCTTCCGGACGCGGGATATCACTTCTTTGGACTTCTCCCCCTGTCCCTGCGGCCGTACCCTGGTGCGCATGAAAAAAGTGTTGGGGCGAAGCGATGACATCATCATCATCAAAGGAGTGAACGTTTTCCCCTCGCAGGTAGAATCCATCCTCGTGGAAGTGGATGGAGTGGAGCCGAGCTACCAGATCATTGTGGACCGGGTAGAGGGAGTAGATACCCTGGAAGTAAAGGTAGAAGTCAATGAAAGGGTTTTCTCGGACGAAATCAAAATCCTGCAGAATATTTCCTCAAAGATCGAGCGGAAAATCCGGGAAATCATCGGGGTAACCGCGAAGGTCAAACTGGTAGCTCCGGAGAGTTTACACCCAAAAGAAGGAAAAGCCCTGAAAGTAATCGACCGGCGCAAATAA
- a CDS encoding ABC transporter ATP-binding protein has translation MLRVESISAFYGAIQALRNVSVHVSAGEIVTLLGANGAGKSTLLKIISGIHIPAKGRLWFGGQNITGLPAERILHLGVGQVPEGRQIFAPLSVLDNLILGAYVRFRREEKKEVLKDLDSIFELFPVLKERTKQRAGTLSGGEQQMVAIGRTLMARPKLLLLDEPSMGLAPKVVNDIFQTIQTLRSRATTILLVEQNAKAALKVADRGYIIETGRIILEGETQDLLNNKEVQRAYLGKEYREIWE, from the coding sequence ATGCTTAGGGTGGAAAGCATCAGTGCTTTCTATGGAGCGATCCAGGCTTTGCGCAATGTTTCCGTCCACGTCAGCGCAGGAGAAATCGTTACGCTACTGGGGGCCAATGGTGCGGGGAAAAGCACCCTCTTGAAAATTATTTCAGGGATCCATATCCCGGCCAAGGGACGCCTATGGTTTGGCGGGCAGAATATTACCGGGCTGCCAGCCGAACGCATTCTCCACCTGGGTGTAGGCCAGGTTCCGGAAGGCCGGCAGATTTTTGCCCCCCTCAGTGTGCTCGACAATCTTATCCTCGGCGCCTACGTTCGCTTTCGACGGGAAGAAAAAAAAGAGGTACTGAAAGATTTGGATTCCATTTTTGAACTCTTTCCCGTACTGAAAGAAAGAACCAAACAACGGGCTGGCACTCTTTCCGGCGGAGAGCAGCAGATGGTGGCTATCGGTCGGACTCTCATGGCCCGGCCGAAACTTCTGCTCTTAGACGAACCATCCATGGGCCTGGCGCCCAAAGTCGTTAATGATATTTTTCAAACCATTCAAACTTTACGAAGCCGGGCCACGACGATCCTCTTAGTGGAACAAAACGCCAAAGCAGCTTTGAAGGTTGCGGACCGAGGCTACATTATCGAGACTGGCCGGATCATCCTGGAAGGGGAGACGCAGGATTTATTGAATAATAAAGAGGTCCAGCGGGCTTATTTGGGGAAAGAATACCGGGAGATATGGGAGTAA
- a CDS encoding ABC transporter ATP-binding protein, giving the protein MNERILQVEGLQKSFGGLRAIDLLDFTVVKDGVKSVIGPNGAGKTTLFNLITGIIPPTGGVLQFAGRSLNGLKPHTIARLGISRTFQNLELFGNMTVLENVMVGRHIQTVSGLFSAGLRLPGMRKEEREIKEKAWEELQFMGLEEKGVMKASALPLGEQKLLEIARALATQPKLLLLDEPAAGLNMRETGKLSETILRIRERGITIMLVEHDMSLVMEISDEVLVLNYGKKIAEGAPRDIQRNPEVIAAYLGEETGNA; this is encoded by the coding sequence ATGAACGAGAGGATTCTCCAGGTAGAGGGGTTACAAAAATCTTTCGGCGGCCTGCGGGCCATCGATCTTTTGGACTTCACCGTGGTCAAGGATGGGGTGAAATCGGTCATCGGGCCCAACGGGGCGGGGAAAACGACTCTTTTTAATTTGATCACGGGAATCATTCCCCCTACAGGAGGAGTTTTGCAGTTTGCCGGCCGATCCCTCAATGGCCTGAAACCTCACACCATCGCCCGTTTAGGAATTTCCCGGACTTTTCAGAATTTAGAACTTTTCGGAAACATGACCGTTCTGGAGAATGTCATGGTGGGAAGGCATATTCAAACCGTTTCCGGCCTCTTCAGCGCGGGCCTTCGTCTGCCCGGAATGCGGAAAGAGGAAAGAGAGATAAAAGAGAAAGCCTGGGAAGAACTCCAATTTATGGGGCTGGAAGAAAAGGGTGTGATGAAGGCTTCGGCCCTTCCTCTGGGAGAGCAGAAGCTTTTGGAAATTGCCCGCGCTCTGGCCACCCAGCCCAAGCTTCTTTTGCTCGACGAGCCCGCCGCCGGGTTGAATATGCGGGAGACGGGCAAACTGTCGGAAACGATCCTGCGCATCCGCGAAAGAGGGATTACCATTATGCTCGTGGAACATGACATGAGCCTGGTCATGGAAATCTCCGATGAGGTGTTGGTCCTTAATTACGGGAAGAAGATCGCCGAAGGAGCTCCGCGGGACATCCAACGGAACCCGGAAGTCATTGCCGCTTATCTTGGGGAGGAAACCGGAAATGCTTAG
- a CDS encoding branched-chain amino acid ABC transporter permease — translation MGKKDFYPLLFVFLIIAIFPWLVGGNEYYISILIFLGINGIITMGLSLLMGYTGQISLGHAGFFGLGAYSSGILTTQYSIHPLAAFLAGIFLSAIIAFLVGKPTLRLKGHYMAVATLGFGEILFIVFNELSPLTGGPSGLSGIPILTFMGYSLEGARYLYLVWGFVILLLLFSLNVINSRVGRALRAVHGSEIAANAMGVDASRYKVQVFVLSAVYASIAGSLYAHFVTFISPSSFSLMFSILLLMMVVVGGAETIWGALLGAMVLTLLPEYLRGLEDFEVLAYGGILMVVLLFMPQGILLGVRKLFEKKRN, via the coding sequence ATGGGCAAAAAAGATTTTTACCCCCTTCTATTCGTTTTCCTTATCATCGCTATTTTCCCGTGGCTCGTCGGCGGCAACGAGTATTATATCAGCATCCTTATATTTTTAGGCATCAACGGGATCATCACCATGGGCCTGAGCTTGCTCATGGGGTATACCGGGCAGATTTCCCTGGGACATGCGGGTTTTTTCGGCCTGGGGGCCTATTCCTCGGGGATCTTGACCACCCAATATTCTATCCACCCCCTCGCTGCCTTTTTGGCCGGCATTTTTCTCTCGGCCATCATTGCTTTTTTGGTGGGGAAACCCACCCTTAGGCTCAAAGGTCACTACATGGCCGTAGCCACCTTGGGTTTTGGCGAAATTTTGTTCATTGTCTTCAATGAACTCTCTCCTTTAACGGGTGGACCTTCCGGGCTTTCGGGAATTCCTATTCTAACTTTTATGGGATATTCCCTGGAAGGGGCAAGATATCTATACCTCGTATGGGGGTTCGTCATTCTCCTGCTTCTTTTTTCGCTCAACGTGATCAACTCGCGCGTGGGACGAGCCCTGCGAGCCGTTCACGGGAGTGAGATAGCGGCCAACGCCATGGGGGTGGATGCTTCCCGGTACAAAGTACAGGTTTTCGTATTGAGTGCGGTCTATGCTTCAATTGCGGGTAGCCTTTATGCCCATTTTGTCACCTTCATCAGCCCGAGTTCCTTCAGCCTGATGTTTTCCATTTTGCTCTTGATGATGGTCGTCGTGGGAGGGGCGGAGACGATTTGGGGTGCCCTTCTGGGAGCGATGGTTCTCACCTTACTCCCAGAGTACCTCCGGGGATTAGAAGATTTCGAAGTCTTGGCTTATGGGGGCATTCTGATGGTAGTCCTTCTCTTCATGCCCCAGGGAATTTTACTCGGGGTACGTAAACTCTTTGAGAAAAAAAGGAATTAA
- a CDS encoding branched-chain amino acid ABC transporter permease codes for MSLTSQLIQFLFTGLTLGSIYALVALGFTMIYNATGIINLAQGEFVMLGGLIMVFCTAVLKIPLLIGFVLTVAVVMLLGALFERLAIHPLKNASMITLIMITLAASILFRGVAMFLWGKDPYGLPAFSGGQSIQLWGATLQPQIFWIFGITFLAVFGIGLFFNRTLTGKAMTACSFNPLAARLVGINVRKLVLLSFGLSAAVGAVAGAIITPITLMEYDRGPLLALKGFAAAVLGGLGSGVGAIAAGFIIGILESLGAGLISSGYKDAIALLVLLVILWVKPSGLLGSAEESQLKKF; via the coding sequence ATGAGCTTAACGAGTCAGTTAATCCAATTTCTTTTCACCGGCTTAACCTTGGGGAGCATCTATGCCTTGGTGGCTCTGGGGTTTACCATGATCTATAATGCCACCGGAATCATCAACCTCGCCCAGGGCGAGTTTGTCATGCTCGGGGGCCTGATTATGGTCTTCTGCACGGCCGTATTAAAAATTCCTCTGCTAATTGGATTTGTTTTAACCGTAGCCGTGGTCATGTTGTTGGGTGCCCTTTTTGAACGTTTAGCAATTCATCCTTTAAAAAATGCGTCCATGATCACCTTGATCATGATCACCTTAGCAGCTTCTATTCTCTTTCGGGGCGTGGCGATGTTCCTCTGGGGTAAGGACCCCTATGGCCTACCCGCTTTCAGCGGCGGCCAGTCAATCCAATTATGGGGAGCGACTCTCCAGCCGCAGATTTTCTGGATCTTCGGGATCACCTTCCTCGCAGTTTTTGGGATCGGCCTTTTCTTCAATCGTACGCTGACGGGGAAAGCCATGACCGCCTGCTCCTTCAATCCTCTGGCAGCAAGGCTCGTTGGAATCAACGTGCGGAAATTGGTCCTTCTTTCTTTCGGTTTGAGTGCGGCCGTCGGGGCCGTAGCCGGAGCCATTATTACACCCATAACCCTTATGGAATATGATCGGGGTCCCCTCTTAGCCTTAAAGGGGTTTGCTGCGGCAGTTCTCGGAGGATTGGGGAGTGGGGTGGGCGCTATCGCCGCTGGATTCATCATTGGCATTTTGGAATCCTTAGGGGCTGGCTTGATCTCTTCCGGATATAAGGATGCGATTGCTCTTCTGGTCCTCCTGGTGATTCTCTGGGTGAAACCCAGTGGCCTCCTGGGAAGTGCCGAGGAAAGCCAGCTGAAGAAATTTTAA
- a CDS encoding ABC transporter substrate-binding protein, protein MFKKIFTVILAVNILILFSFSGVLGKEKAPYTVGAVLSVTGGASFLGEPERNTVKMVEEWVNAAGGIQGHPLKMIVEDTKSDVAQAVLAVRKLLEKDKVVAILGPSTTGESMAVVPIMEKAQTPLISCAAGLSIVTPKAELDRIVSAKTFEMPKKQNKWIFKTPQTDTSAVEAIYDHMKKKGISKIAIITVTDGFGSFGRQELKRVAPSYGISIVADELYGPKDSDMTAQLTKIKGTDAQAVVNWSVGPPQVIVTKNWNQLSMKIPLYQSHGFGSKRNIELAGGAAEGVLCPLGRLVVAEKIRADHPQKSIIVKYKTEYEKRFKTDVSTFGGHAYDAIMMVSDALKAVGPNKGKIRDYLETKIKNWPGTGGIFNMSPEDHTGLKKDAFEMIVVKDGDWAFAD, encoded by the coding sequence ATGTTTAAAAAAATTTTTACTGTCATTCTCGCCGTCAATATTTTAATCCTATTTTCCTTTTCCGGGGTTTTAGGAAAAGAGAAGGCTCCTTATACCGTAGGTGCTGTATTGAGTGTGACCGGGGGAGCGTCTTTCCTGGGCGAGCCGGAGCGGAATACCGTGAAAATGGTCGAAGAGTGGGTCAATGCCGCGGGGGGAATTCAAGGGCATCCCCTGAAGATGATCGTCGAAGACACCAAGAGTGATGTGGCCCAGGCGGTCCTCGCCGTTCGCAAGCTTCTGGAAAAAGATAAAGTGGTGGCCATCTTAGGTCCATCCACTACGGGAGAAAGCATGGCAGTCGTTCCCATCATGGAGAAGGCTCAAACTCCTTTGATTTCTTGCGCAGCAGGCCTCTCCATCGTTACCCCGAAAGCGGAATTGGACCGCATTGTCTCCGCGAAGACCTTCGAGATGCCCAAGAAACAGAATAAATGGATCTTTAAGACCCCTCAAACCGACACCTCCGCGGTGGAGGCCATCTATGACCACATGAAGAAAAAAGGAATCTCCAAAATAGCGATCATCACGGTGACGGACGGCTTTGGAAGTTTCGGCCGCCAGGAGCTGAAGAGAGTGGCCCCCTCTTATGGGATTTCAATTGTAGCGGATGAACTCTATGGCCCGAAAGATTCCGATATGACCGCCCAATTGACCAAGATCAAAGGAACGGATGCCCAAGCTGTGGTCAACTGGTCGGTCGGGCCTCCTCAGGTCATTGTCACCAAGAACTGGAATCAACTATCCATGAAGATCCCTCTCTATCAGAGCCATGGTTTCGGGTCAAAGAGGAACATCGAACTGGCCGGAGGCGCGGCGGAAGGCGTTCTTTGCCCGTTGGGTCGGCTGGTCGTTGCCGAAAAAATTCGGGCCGACCACCCCCAGAAATCCATCATCGTGAAGTATAAAACGGAGTATGAAAAACGCTTTAAGACGGATGTGAGTACCTTCGGCGGCCATGCCTACGATGCGATTATGATGGTTAGCGATGCCTTGAAGGCCGTGGGCCCCAATAAAGGGAAAATTCGAGATTATTTAGAAACCAAGATTAAAAATTGGCCTGGAACCGGAGGCATTTTTAACATGTCCCCGGAAGATCACACCGGCCTCAAAAAAGATGCCTTCGAAATGATCGTGGTCAAAGACGGCGATTGGGCATTCGCCGACTGA
- a CDS encoding ACT domain-containing protein — MKVEQISVFLENKPGALAEVTRILGETGVNIRALSLADTKDFGILRLIVNDNEKAKEVLGQKGFTARKTEVVAVEVPDRPGGLAEIMKVLAEAKINVEYLYAFVHQSGENAIIIFRFDETDRAIAVLSEKKVRLLEGRKVYSL; from the coding sequence ATGAAAGTTGAACAGATCTCGGTTTTTCTGGAGAATAAGCCTGGCGCCCTAGCCGAGGTAACCCGTATCCTGGGAGAGACAGGAGTGAATATCCGGGCTCTTTCTTTGGCCGATACCAAAGACTTTGGCATCTTGCGGTTGATTGTCAACGACAATGAAAAAGCCAAGGAAGTATTGGGGCAGAAGGGTTTTACAGCCAGAAAGACGGAAGTGGTTGCCGTTGAAGTTCCCGACCGGCCGGGCGGGTTGGCGGAGATTATGAAAGTTTTAGCCGAAGCCAAAATCAACGTGGAATACCTGTATGCTTTCGTCCATCAGAGCGGAGAGAATGCCATTATTATTTTCCGTTTCGATGAAACCGACCGGGCCATTGCAGTTCTCTCCGAAAAAAAAGTTCGGCTTTTAGAGGGAAGGAAAGTTTATTCTCTTTAG